CAAAAACGATCATGGTCCAAGCATGATGAACCAGCACAAACCACATCTAAAGCTGAACTGCATCAAAAACAGGCCATGCTGTCAATTTGGTGGGACTACAAAAGTGGTGTGTATTTTGAACTGCTTCCAAGAAACCAGACGATCAATTCAGATGTTTACTGTTAACAACTAATGAAACTGGAtgaagcaatcaaagaaaaaaGGCCAGAATTGGCAAACTGTCAAGGAATTGTGTTCCACCATGATAATTAAGAGTCTCACACATCTCTAGTAATCTGTGGGAAATTATTGGAGCTTGGTTGGGAAGTGATGTTGCATCCCCCACACAGCCCTTACATTGCACCATCTGATTACCATTTATTTTGAAGTTTGCAAAACTCTTTGAATGGTAAAACTTTCACAAATGATGATGACCTTAAATCGCACTTAGTTCAGTTTTTGCTGATAAGgaccaaaatttctttttttgttttttttactggggacagagagagtcagagagagggatagacagggacagacagacaggaacagagagagatgagaagcatcaattattagtttttcattgcgacaccttagtttgttcattgattgctttctcatatgtgccctgaccgtgggccttcagcagaccgagtaaccccttgctcgaaccagcgaccttgggtccaatggtgaactttttgctcaagctggtgacctcggggtctcgaacctgggtccttccacattccagtctgacgctctatccactctgccacagcctggtcaggcaggaccaaAATTTCTATAAGCATGGAATCATGAAgcaagaaagatggcaaaaggtcattgaacaaaatggaaaatatataattgattaaagtttattctttgtataaAACAAGTGAGTTTTTTTCACACTATAAAATCAAAATTACTTTCTTGCCAACCCAATATTACTgctgtaatataaaattttatttgttaaaattatggtcaggaggcatttttttttcttcctacttcACTCGCATGTAAGTAATATCCAAACACATAGCCTATGGCTTAAGACAACTGTGTTCTAAGTGTCAGTACATGTTTACTTATGGTATATTAATGTGGATTCCATTCAGGGGACACTAGAAATTCTGCATGACAGTATCTTACTAATCTAAATAAAGCTACAGGCTTTAGAGTGCAGAGGATTATAATAGCAAACAATGACTCCTTTTAGTTTCAGGATGCTTGAAATTCAAGACAGTTATGATGTGGAACTTTCTAAAGTAATGAGAACTATGATCATGCCTGGCATATGCTAAGCATTTAGAACTGGctgagtaaataaatttaaaatcttcaTCCAACTGGCTTcaaacaaaatttcctttttgcTACTGGAATAACCCTTTTCACACATTCTCTTCTAAATGGGCTCCCTCCTTTCCCAAGTTTAAGGGTTATCCCTTTTCTAAATTCTCACAGCCCCTCCCTTACCGCTCATTTCTGCTCTAGGTTGATTACCTGTGTCCATTTACAGTCCCTAGTATAGGATTATGAATGCAGAAActgtcttccctctccctctaggGCTTAGCAGAATGTTTCAGCAAGCTGCTTGGCGTCCCTGCCCCCAACTTTGCTGATACCGAAAAACCCAATTTGAATATCTGTTGCCTTCCCTTTCCCCACAAAATCTATGAAATAGGCCAGACTCAAACTTTCCCTTTCTGAAACCCAGCAGTCCTCTGATCTTAACACCTAGCCCAACGACTTTCAACAAgcttttcaactggtgtgccacgcaagaattttaaaaacatgcaatacctacaCTAAGGGACActtacctcttttcccttagattgtcaaatttaaaaaatgataagagCCAAAACAACAATAGCCACCTGATGTGAATGAATccaaaattatacctaattttttgtcagagcaacaaaaatattttttggtgtgccacagaacttTAGTAATTACTTGGTGTGTGACGTGATGGAACAGgatgaaaatcactgatctacaCATAATACGCTTAGGTAGGCTGATCCACCTTTCCACTGAGGAGGGCTCCCTAAGGTGGAGACGGGTCAACTTTGTGTCTCCCACACACCGCCTAGAACTCGGTAGGACCGCCAGACCAAAGAGGAGTTTGGCTAATGCAAGCCCTGATATTTGAGTCAGGAAGCCGCCTCCACATAATCCAGATGTTAAAAGGACACCCCTTTTGACACCTCAAAGTGACCTTACGGAGGCGGAGCCCGTGAAAACGAGAGCCACCACCACTACCGCTCAATTCCTCTGCATTGGCGGGGCAACAGGGAGCGGCTGCAAAGTACTGCAGAGCGAGCCTCAAATTCCCTTTCTGTGATAGATTCAGTGATATCCAAACGCCATTTCAGCATCCGTTCCCCAGCAGGTACTGGGGCTCTCCGGATTTTGGGAAACCAGAGAAGGCGAAACGACACAATGAGACAAGAGAAAACTAATTCTTAGCGTTCTGGCCCAGGGCCTCCCCTTCTCGGGGTAGGCCTCCCTTACCTGGAAGTGCTGGTCCCGGTACCTGCTCAGCTCCACATAGGAATCGCTGCTCAGCGCCTTCAGGAGGCCACCCGACATAGTGCAGACAGGGGCACGAGGACGCCGCCACTCCCGGGAAAACCGGCGCCGCAGAGGTGGCGGAACCGGAAACACGCCACGATTACAGAAAGTCGGAGTATTCCCAACCAATCCCAGAGCAGCAGTGTCGTCACCCAGCGGCGCGGACTCGGATGTGGTCCGATATGTAGCGCCGCCGATCAGAAGCCGGAGCGGCGCGCCGGGTTCCGGCTTACTCCAAGGATGGTTCTGAGGCGGCTGCTGGCCCTCTTGCTGCACAGTCCGCGGCTAGTGGAACGCTTGTCAGAATCGCGGCCTATCCGCCGTGCCGCGCAGCTTACAGCCTTTGCACTGCTGCAAGCCCAGCTGCGTGGCCAGGACGCGGCCCGGCGTCTGCGAGGCCTCGCGGCTGGGCCCGCGGGTTCCCTGGGTCGACGCGCTGCCCGCTTCAGAGACACCTTCACTCAGGAGCTACGCCGCGGCCTCCGGGAACGCCCGGGGTCACCACCAGGTAGCCAGAGGGGCCCTGGCGCAAACCCCTGAAGCCGTGTTGGGCCGGCCGAGATCTCCTGCTTTCCCTTCTTGGCTGGACACGGGCCTCGGCGCTGAGGAGTCATCCCGGTCACCACGCCGGCTTTGAATCCTGACTCATGTCGGCCTGCAGAGGTCCACTCATCAGAGAGCGCAGGCCAAACGGACATCCCGGGTGCGGCCCAGTGATCGGACCGGACACAGTGGGTGAAGAAGGTCCGCAAAGCCTAACAGAAATGAAGATAGGCTAGGCCCTGATACACCACGTATGGAGAACCACGGACCATACCACAGCCCGGAAGAGTTTGTCCTCTGCGAGTGGGACTAAAACTCGTGATAGATCATGCTGCCTTGCCCTGATGTAGTAGGGGAGATCATGAATGGAAAGACAACCCAGCAAATACCAAAATTCTCTGATTAAATGTGCGAGCTGAGAAATGGGTATGAGTGTGGTACTTCTCTGGCAAGATGAATTAGGATTCCCCGGGCAAGCCCATGGTAGTACTATTTAACACATCCGGTGTTCTTAACTTGGCTACACTTGCTAATTGCACTTTATGTGGGTCTTCTCACTTAATCCTTATAACCACTTTCATAAGGGGAAGTGTAGGCTACTTCTTAAGTTGCTTATACCTTTACAGAGCAGGATGTGAATACAGGCGTCTGACTCCAGGGCCAAAGTCCATGAAGTCCATAATCAGCTCTCTGTAGCATTTACCCTGACGGTCAGTGCCTGCTTCCacatccccccgcccccaccagcgGGTGTTAGGACTACTACCTACCATGGGACAAGCAACCTGGATTTCTATTCCCTATTTTAGAGAATCAGGGATAAAATCTAAAGAATACAGTTCAACTAGTGGACGCCAGATAGGAAATCCATTCTATTCAGAAATGTCCTGTCATTTGAGGCTTCCAACTGATTTCTGATCACTTCTAATTAGGTTACACAGTTATTCATGCATTCTAGAAAGCTCAAAGCCACTCAGAAGCTTTTAGACTGGCTGGTAACCAAGCAGTTTATAACCTTTTcttagagatagagacagatagggatagacaagacaggaagggagagatgagaagcatcaattcttcattgcagcacattagttgttcattgattgctttctcatctgtgccttgatggggagtgggggggggggggctacagcagaccgagtgaccccttgctcaagccagggaccttgggctcaagctggtgagccttgctcaaagcagatgagcccacgctcaagctgacgaccttgaggttttaaacctgggtcctccgtgtcccagtcctatgctctttccactgcgccaccgcctggtcaggctaaccttgTTTTTCTAATGGTTACAAGGAGCTGGATAGGGCTGGAGACATACCCTGGGGGTGGAGGAATTAAGTAGCTTGTCTGCCACTTTCCTAATGGTCAAACTTCTGATTTGGCATCTGACCCTCCAGTCTTCCCAATCAGAGGCCAGAAGTTGCAGTCCCCTAATGACCAAAGTCCTAGTTTGGCATCCTACCCTCTTCTCCCATAAGAGGAAAAATCTTTCTTCTCCCAGACTGGAGGCAACTTACTGATTCTCCTTGCAGCCTGTCAGTGAGGAGTCTGAGTTTGTTTACTCTCTTGTCTGCCTCATTGGTCTCAGTCCCACCCATTGTTCTGAGGATTTCAGAGCAGTACAATATTAGCAGCCCCCAGCCCAAACCCCTACTCTCAACATGAACAAGCACACTCActgaagagacaaaaaaaaaggaagaagtgcaGAAAGCAATGAAATTTCTAGGCCATTTAGGAAGGGAGGAAAGCGAGAGAAAAgggtatttgcttattttttgtgGAAGGAGTGTATAAGAACTAAGTTCCTTCCATTTCTGTAGGAGTCTGGGAGCAGAGAGAAAATGGTCCTTTCTGCTCCAACTAGAGGTGACTGAAGTGCCTCCCCACCTCATTGTAAAAATATGGTGTTTGTAGTCAGTGGCTTGCCTTCTCATTAGTTACCTTATTACTAAAGAAACAGACCGAATTCTTCCCACCACTTCCTAAAGACAGCAGTCTCTCAGTATGCCTTTTAGGGTCCCCTAACACACCCCCTGTATCCTGCAGGGCGATTCAAATTCACCTTTTGATGCTGCACAGATACAAACACTTTACAGACATTTATTAGAGCTCAGACCACCACAATCTATATGGACTGCTACAACAACAGTTTCTCCAGGGAATTCTGGGGTTGTGGACCTgactggggaagggaagaggcagaAGCCCAGAAGAGTTTGGGACCCTAGAGTCTTGAGTGTCTCCAAGGTGGCACTTGGTTTTATGTCTGGACTGAAATGCCGTCTTGGCTGCAAAATAAGTGCTTATTGTTTGCCATAGATGATGTTAAGCACTACGGGGTAGGGTAGGAAGACAAACCAGAGGTTCATAGAAAGATAAACCACAAGAATAATGAATTTTCATGAGTGCATCTCTAGAGTTTAAAGGAGGCAAATGTCCAATAGTGTGCTAAAGACAGCttatactctttctttttctttcttttgtttaagtgagaggaagagatatAGACAGACTCTTtcatgtgccccgaccaagatccaTCTGGCAACTTGTCTTGGGTCAATGGCTAGAATcagctaagctatttttagcacctgaggctgacagcaCATGGGCAGATACTTGacccagtcaagccactggctgcgggaagggaagagggagaataggggatagaagcagatgttcacttatcttgtgtgccttgaccaggaattgaacccgggacgttCATagactgggccgacactctatccactgagcaaaccggccagggccagcttataCTGTTTCATGAGAGTAGATTCTTGGCATCTCCTCCCAACTTGGAGTTCAGTAACATCATTTTAGTAGTCTGAAATGAGACATGTGGGAGTAGTTACACCACAGCAATTGGCAGATGGTACAAATTGGGGCTTTTTTGCCCCAGAGAACAGGTTGCTACACATTCAGCAGCATACCATTAACTTTCCTCTTCCTTGGGATTGGAATCATGAGGAAGATGTGGCACTAACACTCTAGCAGCAGTCACAGATCAGCATGCCTGTGAGGggtgtagttctttttttttaaattgaatttattggggtgacatcagtttgcaaaaccatacaggctttcaagtgtacaactcaagaAGACCACCTGCACACTACATTATGCACTCATAACCCTGAAcgaagtctctttccacccccatttcccCCACCATTGGCCACCTCCACCTAATCTCCatcccctttgctcaagccagtgacttgggctcaagccagtgacctttgggctcaagccagcaaccatgggattatgtcgatgataccatgctcaagccagcaaccctgagcccaaactggtgagcttgtcctcaaaccagatgaacctgtgctcaaaccagtgaccttgggatttcaaacctgggtgatccacatcccaggttgatgctcaatccactgcaccaccactagtcaggcaagattttcttgttttttgtggtcatgcagtattccactgtgtaaatgtaccccaacttttttatccactcatctactgatgagcacttaggctgtttccagatcttggctattataaataatgctacaatgagcaTGAGGTGCATAAAttctttcaagttagtgttttgggtttcttgggGTAAAATCCCAGAAATGAGattactgggtcaaaaggaagttccatttttaatatctttttttttttttttcaagagagagacagacagggacagaaagggagagagagaaatgagaagcatcaacttatatttgtgtcaccttagttgttcattgattgctctctcatacgtgccttgactggggggctccagatgatgagccagtgaccccttgctccagccagagaccttgggctcaagccagcaaccttaagcttcaagccagtgacctttgggctcaagccagcaaccatggggtcatgttgatgatcccacattcaagctagtgaccccgtgctcaagccagatgagcccacgctctagccagtgacctcaggattttgaacctgggtcctcagtgtcctaggctgatgctctatccactgtgccattgcctagtcaggccgtttttaattttttgaggaaactccatactgttttccacagtggctgtaccatgcTGCAGtcttaccaacagtgcacaagagttcctTTTTTctcatatcctcaccagcacttgttgtttgttgatttattgatgatagccattctgtcaAGTGTGAGGTGTTACctctttatagtttttttttttttaagagacagagagggatagatagggacagacaaacaggaatagagagagatgagaagcatcaatcattagtctttcattgaggcaccttagttgttcattgactgccttctcatatgtgccttgactgtggggatacaacagactgagtaacccccttgctccagccagagaccttgggtccaagctggtgaaccttgctcaagccagataagccctcactcaagctggcaaccttggggtctcgaacctgggtcttccacatcccagtctaacgctctatccactgcgccaccgcctggtcaggctctttatggtttttatttgcatctctctaattagtgacattgagcactttttcatatgtctattgaccatctgtatatcctctttggagataCAGTATATCTATTTAGGCcctttgcccagtttttaattgggttgtcttcctggtattgagttgtataagttctttatatattttggagattaaccccttattagatgtatcattggcaattATGTTCTCCCATATAGTGGGttcccttttaattttgttgatggtttcttttgctgtgcaaaagctttttagtttgatgtagtcccatttgtttattttttatttttccttgcccaaggagatatagctgaaaaaatattgctacagggATGTCTGAagatttactgcctatgttttatttcttattttattttattatttaaaattttttatttattgatttcagcgagagaggaaggaagagagagaaagagaaggaagacaggaatatcaagctgtcctgtatgtgccttgattggggatcaaaccagtaacctctgtgctttggaatgatactctaaccaatttagctattcagccagggcaggttttatttattgattttagagataggagaaagagagagaaaggtgaggagggggagtgggaagcctcaacttgtagttacttctcatatgtgccttgaccaggcaagcgactttgaatcagcaaccttagcattccagttCGATaccttacccactgtgccaccacaggccaggcactgactatattttcttctaggtttttaatagttttctgaCTTGCACTtacatctttgatccattttgagtttattcttgtgtatgctgtaagttagtggtctagtttcatttttttgcttgcacttgttcaattttcccaatttaccccattgtatgctctagtttcctttgtcaaatattgacaataaagacatgggtttatttctgggctctctgttctgattcattgatctatatgcctgttcttatgctagtaccattgttttgattacagtgggcTTGTAGTATATTTGATATTAGGTATTTTGATacctccaaatttgttcttctttctcaagatcgaTGAGGTTATTTTGGgatctttttttggttccatataaatttttggaatatttgttctagatctgtgaaattttgataagaattgcatggACTATAcaggttgctttgggtagtatgaacatttaaataatgttaattcttccaatccatgaacatggtatatgcttatacttatttgtatcttcctcaatttttctCTTCAACAtcctataattttccaaatacagatgttttacctccttagttaaatttattcctaggcacttatttttttgttgtaatagtaaatgagattttcttaatttttctttttttttttctttttttttgtattgatatttttctgaagctggaaacggggagagacagtcagactcccgcatgtgcctgaccgggatccacccggcatgcccaccaggggcctacgctttgcccctccggggcgtcgctctgttgcgaccagagccactctagcacctggggcagaggccaaggagccatccccagcgcccgggccatctttgctccaatggagcctcgctgcaggaggggaagagagagacagagaagaaggagagggggaggggtggagaagcagatgggcgcttctcctgtgtgccctggccgggaatcgaacccgggacttctgcacgccaggctgacgctctaccactgagccaaccggccagggccttaatttttctttcttatagtttattattgttgcataaaaatgctactgatttctgaacattaattttgtattttgctactttgccaaatttatttattagatctagtagttttttggtggagtctttaggttTTGTCTATGTATAATATCAAGTAATCTATGAATAATGACAGTTTAACTTCCTTTTTTCTAATGTAGATGCCCTTTATTTATTCtgcttgtctgattactgtgctTAGGACTCctagtactatgttaaataacagtggtgaaagcagacatccctgtttTGTTTCCAATCTTAAGGGAAACAAAAACTTAGCTTTTAGATTTTGCCTAttgagggtttgtcatatatggcctttattatattaaggTATGatctctctattcccactttgctgagaatttttatcataaatgggtgctggattttatcaaatgctttttctgtatctattgatacgatcatgtgatttttattcttcattttgtttatgtaatgtatcacatttattgattttcaaatattgtaccaacttgcatccctggaataaatcccatctGATCATGGTATATGTTCTTTTtagtgtattgctggatctggcttgctaatattttgttgaatatttcaGCATGTATgcttatcagggatattggcctataagtttctttctttgtagtgtctttatcttattttggaattaggataatgctggccttgtaaaagaGCTTGgtagtctttcctcctcttgaattttttggaatacagtaGTTTGAGAAGTATCGGTatagttcttctttgaacatttggtaaCATTTTCCTGTGAAGGCATTCGGTCCAGGACTTTAGTTTGCTTGGAGTTTTTTTtgttactgcttcaatttcattagttgtaattggtctattcaggtttttttattcttcttgaatcagttttggaagattgtatgtttcaaggaatttgtctatttcacccaggttgtcaaatttggtggcatatagttgttcattgtaCTTTTTTAGAATCCTTTCTATTTTTGTGGTGTCAGTAgttacctctttttatttttaaaacttggatcctctctcttttattcttgatgaatctagttaaaggttc
This region of Saccopteryx leptura isolate mSacLep1 chromosome 8, mSacLep1_pri_phased_curated, whole genome shotgun sequence genomic DNA includes:
- the NCBP2AS2 gene encoding protein NCBP2AS2, giving the protein MVLRRLLALLLHSPRLVERLSESRPIRRAAQLTAFALLQAQLRGQDAARRLRGLAAGPAGSLGRRAARFRDTFTQELRRGLRERPGSPPGSQRGPGANP